The sequence below is a genomic window from Gossypium hirsutum isolate 1008001.06 chromosome A11, Gossypium_hirsutum_v2.1, whole genome shotgun sequence.
TCGGTCCACATCAGGTTTCTGTGTGTTTCTTGGTGGAAATCCAATTTCCTGGAGCTCTCGGAAGCAACAAGTAGTATCACGATCTACAGCTGAAGCTGAATATCGCAGCCTCGCGAATGTCACTGCAAAGATGATCTGGATTCAGTCGTTGCTGTCAGAACTCGGAGTCTCAGTTCATAGAGCACTAGTTTGGTGTGATAGTTCAGCCGCGGTTGCTGTTGCAAGCAATCCAGTTCTCCATTCCAAGTTCAAACACGTGGAATTAGACTTATTTTTTGTCAAAGAAAAGGTGGCAAATGGATCACTTCAAGTCGGCAATATATCTGGACAGGAACAGATTGCtgatattctgactaagcccttgTCAGTTGGTTTGTTTGATAAATTCAGAAGAAAACTTAGAGTTATTTGCTCAGGAGGGGACGACGTGCAGAAGCAGTGAAAGTCGAGAAGCATGGGCAATGTtatgaaatgaaagaaatattaattgtataaactAGTCAAAATAGTTAGTTGAGTTAGTTGTTATGAGTCTGTTAACAGTTAGTTACTCACTTCTGTTGTTAAATACTTTACTGGTGCTTCCTCTAATGACATAGAATACAGTTTACTCCTTAATCTTTGTACCTTAACATCCCATACCCAATGTGAGAACTTGTATCACGAGGAAGAGTGATGCGCAAAATTGTTTAACGACGAAATTTGATGTTGATCGAAATATGTTTCTCTAAATTTTATAAACAGATCTCCATTTTTTGTAATCATCTATAGACGACCATTTATGTGATGATGTTTATTACCTAAAGCAATAATCCAAGTTCTGCTTCCTTCACATACAAAGTGCCCTGGTTTATTCACACAAGTGTCGTCCCCACATCGTCTCTTGTCCTCCAGGCATTCATCAATATCTAAACAATGATTCCGATAATAGAAACAAATTTAAGAAAGAGTCGGCTGATTTTAGGTAGCATGCATCCATAAAGATATAATCACACATGAGATGGATGAGAAGAGAATTTATTCTCCTTTTACCATGGCATCCCTAAGGAAGATATGGATTCCCCCAATAACCATAACCGCAATAAAGTCACCCTGAGTAATTACTTGTATGAGGTAACCTACTTGTACTGTAATCTTCAAGGGGTAGCGACCAATCAAGCAAAGCTGGAACATATTCCGTATTTTGCAAACGGGAGGAGTTTTCTATATTAAAGTCAAACCACTGTTGATCTACCAGCAAGACTAGCTGGCATCCTTCAGGCTCATTTCTCTCAAATGTGGCATTAAATGTTTTCAGATCAGATGGTATGACAGTCTCATAGCATGTACCACTATTGCAAGTTTTATCAGGGCTAGGAATTCCAAAGAGTGTGTCGCCATTAATACAATCTGATTCACACCCAACAATTTTGGGCTTAATTCCTGCCATTAAAGCTCTGTTGTTGCATCCTGCGGTTACGAATTTGTTTCTCGTCTCTGAATAGAAGAAAGGGCTGCCAGTTAAATTCACCCTTTGCTCGGTTTCCCTGCGTGAACAATTCTTTGAAATTACTGGACTCTTCACGCGAACGAACTCAGTGCTAGTATACTCGGGAACATAAGAAAAATTCAAGACCTCCATATTTATCTTTTTCAATAAAGTTGTTGGAGGGCTCAAAGTTTCATTGCAAAGCACTTCAAACCACGAATCTCGGTAACAATCGGGTCCAATTCCAAAAGGGTAAGGGACCCTAACCTGTCCGCAGGTGTCGTTACACCCAGGTTTTGCTATAGGAATAGCTGTAGAATTAGATGCTAATGCTACTTTGGTAAGTAGCAAAACCaagaaaatgaatattaatgcaaatctcataatcatttttgcTTCTTTTCCTCCTTTTTTGGATCATTTAACTCTATTTTATAGGGAAAGTAGGAAAAACAAAGGATGTTTCTTTGCACTTTCAATGGTTAATCACCTTGACCCGTTACTTAGAAAGgggaaaaaaatattgaaaagaaCTAAACTGTCAATTTTAATTCctatataaaaatagttatttttgtttgaattagattatatttttatcacatatatttaaaatgttatgttttaattatttacgCTATTATTTTGTTACACGTTATCacctatatttattttattggaaATAAAATTTGCTAGGTTTAAATAAGTCAACTATGATATGCCTCTTATTTTGTAATAGAATATATTGTTTTAAAACCAGTGGGTGTTTTGTTAAAGTAGTATATTATTTAGTGTTTTTCCTGAAAAGGAGTATTTAGTTTACACAAACAGAATTCTAACGTAAAAagcatttgattatttttttaaaggagACAATACCATTCCGTATTCCATATTTATTATAGGATTTCCATAAAATTAAGTTAATGTTGATTCGTACTATTTATCTCCGCCAAAAAAATGAGAATTTCGTGTTATAATTTTTGTTCTAGAACGTGGGCCTAACTAAGATGATTTGGGGATGGATTTTATACATTGAATTTCAGACATTATCATCACGATTGATTGAAGTTCATTTGTAGCACAATGATGGGGCTAAAAAGCTTAAGATGCAGTGACTAATGTCTTTTGGCACTGCTAATGTAGCAGTTGTTGCCATTTACATTCTCATCCAATAGACTTTTCATGCTGCACATAGCATACATCACTTATAAATTTCAGACTAGTCTTTGGagaaataaaaccatacataGTTTTCTAGAATTAGGGCAACTCTTAACTGGGTTGAAGAATCAAACCGTACTAATTATTTTGTTGATCGTTTTGTaaaatctttttaattattttattagtctTGGATTTTAGTGAAGTAATGCATTCTTTGATTGGTATACATAAATAAACATTTTGATAATCTTCATGTTTGTATTTCAAAAGTAAAAGAAATCTAAATGACAggcaattaaaaaaatttcttcctaaattttttattttgatgaatcaACACTTATTAAAGTTATCAATGGATAATGAGGGCCTTTCTCTATAAAAGTGTTTGGCTTTGTGTTTTACTTTTACTAGAGTTTGATGCACTTAagattaattttcttattattactaAAAACAAATTACGGGGAACATAGAGTGAATCAATACGGTTTAACTTATTAATATAGTTGATCtcaaaataaaagggaaaaaataaataatcttggattaatcttttaaaaccctaaacccatccAAATTAAAACAGCTTTTAACTTTGAACCCATATAACGAATGTAacttaaattgaaaatattggCTTTCACATTCCATCATAATTCTCTTCCCAATgagcaatttttttctttttattccccagGCTGAGTGATAGTAACTATAACCACAACtcttaaaataaaactaatgagGATCAATATGTTTTTCACTCTCTACATCAAATCcaataaatttattattcaacCTATCTCGCTAAAAACAACAATGTTTTTTTCCTAGCAATGGTGTTAGTCTCCGAGTTAAATACCGCCCGCTCATTCACTCCATGCATATTTTCTCTTTTcaattaatacatttattttgtGGGTATCTTTCTTGTCTTCACAAATTGTGATAGACAGATGACGGTGCCTATCATCGTTGAAACACCACCAACCACCGACAGTTTCTTTTAGAAAGCGGGTAGCTCTTTATTgactttttaatctatttttgttttgagagattcagaataataaatgatttcatgagTCGGTTTAGACtcatgttgtcttaagttttatatgtttttttcattgtttaataagttttcacttttagaagtttttgtctacTCTTATAGTATGTTTTTTAGTCTTATTTATGCAAGTAGTCTTATTTTTGCAATTGATTTTAAGGTTGGTTTTGTCACCATCCTCTTTGGTTTAGTGGATGTTCGGTTCTTTTGCTGATTTATGCCCGCCTCTTCAGACCATCTGAGGCTAATTTCCTTAttgtattaagtgcttgcaatcactcctAATATGTTATGCTTAAGTTGTGACAGAGCCAATTGTCAACGTGTTATAATATTCTATTGATTCTAAAGATTTTGTTGTGTTAATGGAGTTTATCCTTCTACGCatgtaaatgatttttttttttctaaattatatgatcTCATTTAttgaattcaaaaaattataaaataagatgTATTGAATTccaattttaaaaagaaacatAAATATTCCAAAAACAAATCAATATTCATGCCAAGAACATCCACCAACCCCATCCATCGCTAAAAGGAcctaaacaaaaatataaatataattcttaaaatatttcatttaatttgcatGTCAAAGTTAAAATGTCTATACACCTAtaatccttttttttattataatattttacatatatatatataagtaatttcAATAAGCTACTTTAGATAAAAATTCAAATACTCagtatcatttaaattaaaactGATTTTTCGATGtatgataatataaatttttagtaatttaaattaagatcactagttaaatttaaaatttattaccaaaatgttctttaaaattttattccatTTTAAATAGTGAAACAACCTTCCATACCAGCTTGAACAAGCAAAATCACACCATTGAGAAGGACCGACGAGATTCTTGAAAGAATGAACTATCTACTTCTATGGTACATAAGCTAAAGCTAAAGCTGTATATATGTAAATGATCCCCCAAAAGTTTCAAGATAGAGTAGACACTTGATCCTTGTTCTCTTCAGAAATGTTTAGCAGCAATTCTCGAACTCGATTCGCAAGACCCGACGTTTCCTGGTCTACCTTTAGGGTCCGCCGATGCAAACTCTGTAAAACTTGCCGTAGTCATATTTACTCCCATGAAAGGGCACTCCAGATTTTGCATATGTAAGTaaataagtaaacaaagtaagcatacCTCAGAAGTCCACAAGCAATCACCTGCTTTACGGGGGATTATGTGAATATGTGTCTGAAATTTAATATCATAAACAAACCACTCAAAATTATCGTCTAAATCAGTATAGGCATTATTTAAACTAATCTGCTAGGAAAAACCAGATGTAATTAGTTTCAGTACGAAAAAGGCAATTAGTTGCTCTAATAGGACTAATCCTATTAGAGTACTCTCGAACTCGGTGTATGTTTGACCAATTTAAGGTAAAAAAAGGGTTGCTCCCTCTGCAAAACTGGGATAAAGTAGGGTCAAAACATCAcaattcaagataaattcatgtgGAAGTGGGATCTCTTTTAGTTGCCATGAAACATAAACTGCCTTTTTCTACCTACTCTAGACACAAGCATCACACCAAAAAATAGAGACTGGCAACTTACATGAAATATAACTTGACCAGCAGCTACACCATTGTTAACCAACAAGTTGAATGAATCTGCACATTGGAGTTTGGAAGTTAATTCCAAGACGTATTAAGTACATTGTTCTCCACATTTCATAACAGATATTTAACAAAAACTAGAAAGTTGGTAAACAAGGTGACCGTTGATAAATTAATTTTCCTCAAAGAAACACTAAACGGTAGTGTCATCTAGCTCCTAGAGAACTATGAGAAATGACAGAGTAAAAAAGTAGTTTTTAAATTACTATAAAGTCTGTATCAGAATTTTATATGAGAATGCACCAAGAAGAGAAAATGCAACTGTAAACAGGGAAAATATCATAAATTTGTTCAGTTAGTCAAATCTAATTACATTAAATCAAGACTTTCTTTAACAAAGTAATTCCAGTCATGGTTGTTTTCTGGATTGAACAAAGCTGCATCAAAACATGTAGTAACAGAAAACAGCTGCTTCATGCGCAAATCAACACTTGCTAAGATACTTATATCTATACATGTACTTATCATAGTGGTGAAATTTATATATTTCGATCAtccatattttcaaaataatttttacaaagaatgaaagaggatgaacaaaCAAATACAGACCAGTTGTTTCTTTTAGTGGCTTCAGCTAGTGTCAATCTTCTAACCCTATATAAGATATAACATATAGCTTAAGGTCATGGTTTTAAAAAAGCGCATTTCaaaagccaaaaattttaagtaaaattgatCGCAAATTTAACATGTATTAAGATACACAGTCTAAAAACTTCAAAGAAAACTGAGATGTTTAGATTACAGTTGCAATAGACACAGTTCAGCACATACCAGCACCAGTGACTTTGATGATTGCATTGCTAATAAAAGGCACTTTTGAACACATCGCAGCTACCACCTGAATGCTCCTCAAAATACACATAAAAGAGAGACATGATTTACTCTAAGAACATTCTCAAACAATCTTAAatttgcaaagcatgatacttgGTCCACAACATTTTCAAAACATATATGCAGCCAGAGCACATAAATACATGCATGTTAAAATCTTCTTTTGCATAAACCAAGAACAAAAGCCAAACTAATAGTTTTAGATTTTAGCTTTATAAAGTTAATGGAGGTTGGGCTAACATGGATGCTACCTGCAACAAGAAATTATTACAATTTCTAAAATCAAAGTGCAAAATCTGTCATGAGATTAAACAATGGACAATTTGTCATCGCTTATTCTTCtcaaacattttttttttacCCACATGCACAAGTTAATACTTTTATCTGTTCACCAATAAGTACACAAGTCTTtatccaatcaaaatttctatgcAAAATGTTCAGTAATAATGAAATGCTATCACAACTGCTTGAAGAAACTATGTCTAGCAAACTTACAGATGGTGGAGTTGTGTCCAGGGAAGGAAAATGAGACTTTGGAATAATAAGAGAGTGCCTAGGAAACAACAATAAAGTTCAACATTCAACGATTAGCTCTAATATTAGTTCAACATACCAAGCACATAATATGGAGTGATAAAGAGAGAAATTATCCCGTTATTGCCAGGAGACCTTTTAGACTCAACAACTTAGATTAGTAGAGTAACACACTAACGCATGCTTCTTagaatacatttaaaaaaaaaaacaaaaatattcaatttgAAAATGAACGTGACATATAATAGTAATTTTATGAATTCAAAATATGCACATAATTTAGCTGCAGCTGGCAGATAAACCACACATTTTTGGTAAGTGCCACATTTACCAATATAAAATATAGACCATGGTTTTTGCTTTCCTTAGTATTCACATTGAAGTCAAATGCCAGCTTCTTAGAAAGTGAAAACCGCATCTACCTTCCTTTCCCAATAATACCTgctcttgatttttattttccaaCTACTGCTACTATCTTACCAAATAGGCAATCATAAAATTGGATTAATTTCACTTACAAGTTACAACTTCAATCTCATTCTCTCACCTATATACAAAACTAGTAGAGATGGCAGTCTAAAAAACAAAGTAGACTTGCAGATATTAAAATTTGAACCCAAACTTGTTATATGGCACTTTTAAGAACGATTTTATGAACTAATTGAACTAACCCAGAgttaaaaatttatcatatcaTTGCTCTTTGTACTTTTCATTGAGTCCATAATTTAAAAGTATATTGCTATTCATTAACGAagataccaattttttttttttgaagtattaTTATATTTCGATAACTGAAGGTAGGGAAGGGGTTGCTAGGGATTGAAACCAAGCTCTCATGCTAACTCAAATGCTCTTGTAATTAGGCGGAGAAGTTGTTGGTTAGGCAAGTTAGCTTTGAGATAGTAAAAATCAAATCTTTTGCAATAACTATAGGAAGGATGATACCTTACCCAGAACTCAAAGGTCTGGTATCCAATATGCACAAGCACATATCATCTTCGTACAGCTGTTCAAATGAAACGTAAATATGAAAATAGAAATCTGGAGAATTAAGGTGAAAAGGTAAGTAAATGTAGAAGAAAGAACAAGTGAGAGAAAGAGTTAAAAAGGTGATGATACCTTGAAAGCCGGGGAATCACCGCGAATAATTTGACAGAAAACGCAGTCGTGTGGAAAGGTTTCCTTGCTCTGGGGAGCGCAAGCGGAAGGAGAAACGATGGAGGAGAGGGATGGAACGGAAACCGAAGGGAAGGGGCAAAGATGAGAATAGAGAATGGCCAATCTTCGAGCCTCCATTTGAAATTTGGATTTGGCTATGGCATCTCGTATTCGATGTTGTGAGAGGTAGGGGTGGATTATGGAGGTCGCTGCCGGTTGTTGGGTTGGCTTATCCGCATCCCCAGCCAGCCGCCCAGGCAGCCACGTGAGATTTTGTGACTCTTGTTTTTCTACcagtccttttttttttttccttggtgtttatttatttatttatataaatatataattaacagcttttttaaaaaaaatgataataaaattgaattttgtgcTTCACGTGAAcatacaaacaaaacaaaaacagaatTAATTCATTCAGGACCTCAGAGATTATTATATATTTAGATAAAGCAGCtccataaataatatatttgccAAGCTTACaataatcaattttcaattttattatttcaatactatatttaattcaattaaacattATTGCACATCAGTCAGTTATTTAATACAAAGTTcatataaaatgaaaatataagtttaaaacaAAGTTCTAATAttcattatgttttaaatttaaatcttatAAATCatcttttattgatttataaaaatatatttttaaaaaatcatgttTTAGTATTTTCTTTAACTAAAAGGATGCAATAAagggtttaaataataataataataataataataataataataatatagatatagataaataaataattactaaCTGACCGTGCCTTGAAAGGCCTTTTAAGTTATTGTGCATTAAAAAGAAAAGGCCTTAATTTCAACTTTCAGCCCCTCTTCGGATCCATCATGTTGCTCCTATTATAGACCGTAATGCTAGAATATATGCATCAGCAATGTCTTCTTCCTAAAAGCGTTTGCACAAGATCCTTCACTTCTCGACAGAATCTTCTTCTGGCTCGAaacaaaactaaaactaaagaaaacttaaactaaaatcagAATTGaagtaagaaatttttttaaaagggtcaaaattaaattataatttataaataataaaaatataattttatcattttaatagtttatatatttataattttaaaaaattaaattattttttttactatttttaggaAATTAAAGTACAACGAGACCCTACCACCCCTGACTAAAATCATCAAAGAAAATCGTGTAGCTTTTTACAAATATGCTTTCATAGATGATTTCTAATAAAAAAATGCTCCAACTGCCACGGAAGcaattgaaaattaaaagaaagaaaaatcaggTGAGAAAGAGAGGAGGATAAACCATTGAGTTGAATTTTGATCATACCTACAAGGTATTTACCAAgttttaaatagtttagtgaAGATTTTTGACCGTCAGTAAATATATTTATTGCACTCCAACACACTTCAACTGCAGAAAGAACTAATGTCAACAACAATCGAGCCCGGACCTCAT
It includes:
- the LOC107922803 gene encoding adenylylsulfatase HINT3 isoform X1; protein product: MEARRLAILYSHLCPFPSVSVPSLSSIVSPSACAPQSKETFPHDCVFCQIIRGDSPAFKLYEDDMCLCILDTRPLSSGHSLIIPKSHFPSLDTTPPSVVAAMCSKVPFISNAIIKVTGADSFNLLVNNGVAAGQVIFHTHIHIIPRKAGDCLWTSESLHRRTLKVDQETSGLANRVRELLLNISEENKDQVSTLS
- the LOC107922803 gene encoding adenylylsulfatase HINT3 isoform X2, translating into MEARRLAILYSHLCPFPSVSVPSLSSIVSPSACAPQSKETFPHDCVFCQIIRGDSPAFKLYEDDMCLCILDTRPLSSGHSLIIPKSHFPSLDTTPPSVVAAMCSKVPFISNAIIKVTGADSFNLLVNNGVAAGQVIFHVIACGLLRVCIGGP